In the Anopheles nili unplaced genomic scaffold, idAnoNiliSN_F5_01 scaffold_140, whole genome shotgun sequence genome, TACTTTACAGAGCGTTCAGTTTCACGAAAATGGTAAGCGACATCAGTTGAATGTCCAGAAACGTATATCGGAGATAAGCCGCAATAGCTATAAATCTCAGCAGGAGCAAGCTAAAATAGATGcagatttgaaaaaaatgaacgatgcTGCCATGAAGGCGTACATGCAGGATATTAGTTCACAAGCTGATATGAGCTCGCGGGAATTATACGAAAAGCAACAGCttgaacgaatgaacgaaaatgCTATCCAAGATATCAGCAGCGCTGGTCCTTCAACTAGCGAAGCTGGTGCAAGAATGCAAACGGATTCTAAGTGTTCGAAGCCTAGGAAAGGTCGCGAAGCAGATCCATTGTACCTGCCTGGAGTGTTGACTGATGAAGAAGGCGAGTCAAGTAATGACAaatcagcagcaaaaaaaaggcgtatAGCTGAAGTTGCTAGAGCTAGCAATGGATCGATGTGGGTAGAAGCCGAAAGTGATGAGGGATATCCTTATTTCTGGAATGTGAAAACAGGTGAATCCATTTGGGAACCTCCGATGGAAGGTTTTATGAAAAAACAAGAGTATGAGAAACTGTCGAAAATTGCCTgggagaagcaaaaggaaaatgcaattGTCGAAGCACAATATGAGTTGGAAAATGC is a window encoding:
- the LOC128730046 gene encoding WW domain-binding protein 4 gives rise to the protein ADYWKSNERKYCNFCKCWIADNKSSVQFHENGKRHQLNVQKRISEISRNSYKSQQEQAKIDADLKKMNDAAMKAYMQDISSQADMSSRELYEKQQLERMNENAIQDISSAGPSTSEAGARMQTDSKCSKPRKGREADPLYLPGVLTDEEGESSNDKSAAKKRRIAEVARASNGSMWVEAESDEGYPYFWNVKTGESIWEPPMEGFMKKQEYEKLSKIAWEKQKENAIVEAQYELENAEEIASRLRRESMAQIFKHNRKIKEEFEKKVFHGRETEITLENQHSKTPYGAWETIEVKKEQPVDLQLPFKATPLYIPSTIPEDKEQQFKEKIVDHVPLEVKATVSATFVKKRKVQRNARNRIETD